In Carettochelys insculpta isolate YL-2023 chromosome 11, ASM3395843v1, whole genome shotgun sequence, a genomic segment contains:
- the TKT gene encoding transketolase isoform X2 has protein sequence MCHPTSCCSAAEIMSVLFFHTMRYKAKDPRNPSNDRFVLSKGHAAPILYAAWAEAGFLQEAELLNLRKIDSILEGHPVPKQPFTDVATGSLGQGLGAACGMAYTGKYFDKASYQVYCLLGDGELSEGSVWEAMAFAGFYKLDNLVAILDINRLGQSDPTPLQHCVEIYQKRCEAFGWHAVIVDGHSVEELCKAFGQIRDQPTAIIAKTFKGKGISGIEDKENWHGKPLPKSMSEQIIQEIDDKIQSKKKLSPALPEEDAPVVNIRNIKMPSPPNYKLGEKIATRKAYGLALAKLGHANDRVIALDGDTKNSTFSELFKKEHPSRFIECYIAEQNMVSIAVGCSTRDRTVAFASAFATFFTRAFDQIRMAAISESNINLCGSHCGVSIGEDGPSQMGLEDLCMFRAVPNSTVFYPSDAVSTEKAVEIAANTKGVCFIRTSRPENYVLYGNSEDFHIGQAKVVMKSKDDQVTVIGAGVTLHEALAAAEQLKKEKIYIRVIDPFTIKPLDKMTILESARATNGRIITVEDHYPEGGIGEAVSGALVGEPGVTVTRLAVSHVPRSGKPAELLKMFGIDKDAIVQAVRAAVSKSQNAE, from the exons ggTCATGCAGCACCCATTCTGTATGCTGCCTGGGCTGAGGCAGGCTTCCTACAAGAAGCAGAATTATTAAACTTGAGGAAAATTGATTCCATTTTGGAAGGACACCCTGTACCA aaacaACCATTCACAGATGTAGCTACTGGATCACTGGGTCAGGGGCTTGGTGCTGCTTGTGGTATGGCCTATACTGGCAAATACTTTGATAAAGCCAG CTATCAAGTCTATTGTCTGCTTGGGGACGGGGAGCTGTCGGAAGGCTCTGTTTGGGAGGCAATGGCCTTTGCTGGATTCTACAAGTTAGATAATCTGGTTGCTATACTGGATATTAACCGTCTTGGACAAAGTGACCCTACGCCACTACAGCATTGTGTTGAGATCTACCAAAAACGCTGTGAAGCCTTTGG CTGGCATGCTGTCATAGTGGATGGGCACAGTGTGGAAGAGCTCTGCAAAGCCTTTGGCCAGATCAGAGATCAACCAACTGCTATTATTGCAAAGACTTTTAAAGGCAAAGGAATATCAG gtATTGAAGATAAGGAAAACTGGCATGGTAAGCCCCTTCCAAAAAGCATGTCTGAACAAATCATTCAAGAAATTGATGACAAAATCCAGAGCAAGAAAAAGCTTTCtccagctcttccagaagaggatgCCCCAGTAGTAAATATTAGAAACATTAAGATGCCTTCTCCTCCAAATTACAAACTAGGAGAGAAG ATTGCTACACGCAAAGCTTATGGCCTTGCACTTGCAAAACTGGGCCATGCCAATGATCGAGTAATTGCTTTGGATGGAGACACAAAGAATTCTACCTTCTCTGAACTGTTTAAAAAAGAACACCCTAGCCGCTTCATTGAATGCTACATTGCTGAACAGAACATG GTGAGCATTGCAGTTGGCTGCAGCACTCGTGACAGGACTGTTGCTTTCGCAAGTGCATTTGCCACGTTTTTCACCAGGGCTTTTGATCAGATCCGTATGGCTGCCATTTCTGAGAGTAACATCAATCTCTGTGGCTCTCACTGTGGGGTTTCTATTG GTGAAGATGGGCCTTCTCAGATGGGGCTGGAAGATCTGTGCATGTTTCGTGCTGTTCCTAATTCAACTGTGTTTTACCCAAGTGATGCTGTATCCACTGAAAAAGCAGTAGAAATAGCTGCCAACACTAAG GGCGTTTGTTTCATAAGAACCAGTCGTCCTGAAAATTATGTTCTCTATGGCAACAGTGAGGACTTCCATATTGGACAGGCCAAG GTGGTGATGAAGAGTAAAGATGACCAGGTCACAGTTATTGGAGCAGGAGTGACTCTGCATGAGGCATtagctgcagcagagcagctgaaGAAAG AAAAAATCTACATCCGAGTGATTGATCCATTCACCATAAAACCCCTGGATAAGATGACCATACTTGAAAGTGCAAGAGCAACCAATGGCAGAATTATCACTGTGGAAGACCATTATCCTGAAG GTGGGATTGGAGAAGCGGTGTCAGGCGCTCTAGTTGGAGAGCCTGGTGTCACAGTCACTCGCTTGGCTGTATCCCATGTGCCAAGAAGTGGGAAACCAGCTGAGCTCCTTAAGATGTTTGGCATTGATAAAGATGCCATTGTGCAGGCTGTTAGAGCAGCAGTTTCCAAATCACAAAATGCGGAGTAG